The Kosakonia sacchari SP1 genome includes a window with the following:
- the deoA gene encoding thymidine phosphorylase: MFLAQEIIRKKRDGLALSDEEIRFFINGIRDNTVSEGQIAALAMTIFFHDMTMPERVSLTMAMRDSGTVLDWKPLDLNGPVVDKHSTGGVGDVTSLMLGPMVAACGGYIPMISGRGLGHTGGTLDKLEAIPGFDIFPEDNRFREIIKDVGVAIIGQTNSLAPADKRFYATRDITATVDSIPLITASILAKKLAEGLDALVMDVKVGSGAFMPTYALSEQLAEAIVGVANGAGVRTTALLTDMNQVLASSAGNAVEVREAVQFLTGEYRNPRLFDVTMALCVEMLISGKLAKDEADARAKLQAVLDNGKAAEVFGRMVAAQKGPRDFVENYAKYLPTATLSKAVYADDEGFITAMDTRALGMAVVSMGGGRRQASDTIDYSVGFTDMVRLGERVDGQRPLAVIHAKDEASWQEAAQAVKAAISMGDSAPKETPTVYRRITE; this comes from the coding sequence TGCTCTGGCAATGACCATTTTCTTCCACGACATGACCATGCCGGAGCGTGTTTCGCTAACTATGGCGATGCGGGATTCAGGCACCGTTCTGGACTGGAAACCGCTCGATCTTAATGGCCCGGTAGTGGATAAACACTCGACCGGCGGCGTGGGCGATGTTACCTCGTTGATGCTCGGCCCGATGGTGGCGGCCTGCGGCGGCTATATTCCGATGATTTCCGGGCGCGGCCTTGGTCATACTGGCGGCACGCTCGACAAACTGGAAGCGATCCCGGGGTTTGATATTTTCCCGGAAGATAACCGTTTTCGCGAGATTATTAAGGATGTCGGTGTGGCGATTATCGGCCAGACCAATTCGCTGGCACCGGCGGATAAACGTTTCTACGCCACCCGCGATATCACCGCGACGGTGGACTCTATTCCGTTAATCACCGCTTCTATCCTCGCCAAAAAACTGGCCGAGGGGCTTGATGCGCTGGTGATGGACGTCAAAGTGGGCAGCGGCGCATTTATGCCGACTTACGCCCTGTCTGAACAACTGGCGGAAGCGATTGTTGGCGTTGCCAACGGCGCTGGCGTGCGGACTACCGCACTGTTGACCGATATGAATCAGGTGCTGGCTTCCAGCGCGGGCAACGCGGTGGAAGTGCGCGAAGCGGTGCAGTTCCTGACCGGTGAATACCGTAATCCGCGCCTGTTTGATGTCACCATGGCGCTGTGCGTGGAGATGCTGATCTCCGGCAAACTGGCGAAAGATGAAGCCGACGCGCGGGCGAAGCTGCAAGCGGTGCTGGATAACGGTAAAGCGGCCGAGGTGTTTGGTCGTATGGTCGCGGCGCAAAAAGGGCCGCGCGATTTCGTGGAAAACTACGCCAAATACCTGCCTACCGCGACGCTCAGCAAAGCGGTATATGCCGACGATGAAGGATTTATCACGGCGATGGATACGCGCGCGCTGGGCATGGCGGTGGTGTCGATGGGCGGCGGTCGTCGCCAGGCGTCGGACACTATTGATTACAGCGTCGGCTTTACCGATATGGTGCGTCTGGGCGAACGCGTTGATGGTCAGCGCCCGCTGGCGGTTATCCACGCTAAAGACGAAGCCAGCTGGCAAGAGGCTGCGCAGGCGGTGAAAGCGGCTATTTCGATGGGCGACAGCGCACCAAAAGAGACACCGACGGTCTATCGCCGCATTACTGAATAG
- the deoD gene encoding purine-nucleoside phosphorylase, translating into MATPHINAEMGDFADVVLMPGDPLRAKHIAETFLEDYREVNNVRGMLGYTGTYKGRKISVMGHGMGIPSCSIYTKELITDFGVKKIIRVGSCGAVRMDVQLRDIVIGMGACTDSKVNRMRFKDHDFAAIADFDMVRNAVDAAKALGVDARVGNLFSADLFYSPDGEMFDVMEKYGILGVEMEAAGIYGVAAEFGAKALTICTVSDHIRTHEQTTSAERQTTFNDMIKIALESVLLGDKA; encoded by the coding sequence ATGGCTACCCCACATATTAATGCAGAAATGGGCGATTTCGCTGACGTAGTGTTGATGCCGGGCGACCCGCTGCGTGCAAAACATATTGCGGAAACTTTCCTCGAAGACTACCGCGAAGTGAACAACGTGCGCGGCATGCTGGGTTACACCGGTACTTATAAAGGCCGCAAAATTTCTGTTATGGGCCACGGTATGGGTATCCCGTCCTGCTCCATCTACACCAAAGAGTTGATCACCGATTTCGGCGTGAAAAAAATCATTCGTGTCGGCTCCTGCGGCGCGGTACGTATGGACGTGCAACTGCGTGACATCGTTATTGGCATGGGTGCCTGCACCGATTCCAAAGTGAACCGTATGCGTTTCAAAGATCACGATTTCGCGGCGATTGCAGATTTCGACATGGTGCGTAACGCGGTTGATGCGGCAAAAGCGCTGGGCGTAGACGCGCGCGTGGGTAACCTGTTCTCCGCCGATCTGTTCTACTCCCCGGACGGTGAAATGTTCGACGTGATGGAAAAATACGGCATCCTGGGCGTGGAAATGGAAGCGGCGGGCATTTACGGCGTTGCGGCGGAGTTCGGTGCGAAAGCGCTGACTATCTGCACCGTTTCCGACCATATCCGTACGCACGAGCAGACCACTTCCGCTGAGCGTCAAACCACGTTCAACGACATGATCAAAATTGCGCTGGAATCTGTCCTGCTGGGCGATAAAGCGTAA
- the deoB gene encoding phosphopentomutase produces the protein MKRAFIMVLDSFGIGATEDAERFGDVGSDTLGHIAEVCAKGEADTGRKGPLNLPNLTRLGLAKAHEGATGFIPAGMDANAEITGAYAWAHELSSGKDTPSGHWEIAGVPVLFDWGYFSDTENSFPQELLDKLVKRANLPGYLGNCHSSGTVILDQLGEEHMKTGKPIFYTSADSVFQIACHEETFGLDKLYELCEIAREELTEGGYNIGRVIARPFVGDKAGNFQRTGNRHDLAVEPPSATVLQKLVEEKDGHVVSVGKIADIYANCGITKKVKATGLDALFDATIKEMKEAGDKTIVFTNFVDFDSSWGHRRDVAGYAGGLELFDRRLPELMELVGEDDILILTADHGCDPTWKGTDHTREHIPVLVYGPKVKPGSLGHRDTFADIGQTIARYFGVSDMEYGKAMF, from the coding sequence ATGAAACGTGCATTTATTATGGTGCTGGACTCTTTCGGCATCGGCGCGACCGAAGACGCGGAGCGCTTTGGCGACGTGGGTTCCGATACCCTCGGTCACATCGCTGAAGTTTGTGCGAAAGGTGAAGCCGATACCGGCCGCAAAGGCCCGCTGAATTTACCCAATCTGACCCGTCTGGGTCTGGCGAAGGCGCACGAAGGCGCAACAGGTTTTATTCCTGCCGGGATGGACGCCAACGCGGAAATTACCGGTGCTTACGCATGGGCGCATGAACTCTCTTCCGGGAAAGATACGCCGTCAGGCCACTGGGAAATCGCCGGTGTGCCGGTGCTGTTCGACTGGGGTTACTTTAGCGACACCGAGAATAGCTTCCCGCAGGAACTGCTGGATAAGCTGGTGAAACGCGCCAACCTGCCGGGTTATCTTGGCAATTGCCACTCGTCCGGTACGGTGATCCTGGACCAGCTCGGCGAAGAGCACATGAAAACCGGTAAGCCGATTTTCTACACCTCTGCCGACTCGGTGTTCCAGATTGCCTGCCACGAAGAGACTTTTGGTCTGGACAAGCTGTATGAGCTGTGCGAAATCGCGCGTGAAGAGCTGACCGAAGGCGGATATAACATTGGCCGCGTGATTGCGCGCCCGTTTGTTGGCGACAAAGCTGGTAACTTCCAGCGCACCGGTAATCGCCATGATCTGGCCGTGGAACCACCGTCAGCCACCGTGCTGCAAAAACTGGTCGAAGAGAAAGATGGTCACGTGGTTTCGGTCGGTAAAATCGCCGATATCTATGCCAACTGCGGCATCACCAAAAAAGTGAAAGCCACCGGCCTGGATGCGCTGTTTGACGCCACCATCAAAGAGATGAAAGAAGCCGGTGATAAGACAATCGTCTTTACCAACTTCGTCGATTTTGACTCATCATGGGGTCATCGTCGCGATGTGGCCGGTTATGCAGGTGGTCTGGAACTGTTCGATCGCCGTCTGCCAGAGTTGATGGAATTGGTTGGCGAAGACGACATTCTGATCCTTACCGCCGATCACGGCTGCGATCCGACCTGGAAAGGCACTGACCACACCCGCGAGCACATTCCGGTGCTGGTCTACGGCCCGAAAGTGAAACCGGGCTCGCTGGGTCACCGTGACACCTTTGCGGATATTGGTCAGACGATTGCCAGGTATTTCGGCGTCTCTGATATGGAATATGGCAAGGCCATGTTCTGA
- the lplA gene encoding lipoate--protein ligase LplA — translation MSTLRLLISDSYDPWFNLAVEECIFRQMPATQRVLFLWRNADTVVIGRAQNPWKECNTRRMEEDNVRLARRSSGGGAVFHDLGNTCFTFMAGKPEYDKTISTAIVLNALNSLGVTAEASGRNDLVVKTAEGDRKVSGSAYRETKDRGFHHGTLLLNADLSRLANYLNPDKKKLQAKGITSVRGRVANLVDLLPGITHQQICEAITEAFFAHYGERVTAEVISPDKTPDLPNFAETFARQSSWEWNFGQAPAFSHLLDERFTWGGVELHFDVEKGHITRTQVFTDSLNPAPLEALAARLQGCLYRADMLAQECDALLVDFPEQEQELRELSAWITSAVR, via the coding sequence ATGTCGACGCTTCGTCTGCTTATCTCTGACTCGTACGATCCCTGGTTCAACCTGGCGGTGGAAGAGTGCATTTTCCGCCAGATGCCCGCCACGCAACGCGTACTGTTCTTATGGCGCAACGCGGATACGGTGGTAATTGGGCGGGCGCAAAACCCGTGGAAAGAGTGCAATACCCGCCGCATGGAAGAAGATAACGTGCGGCTGGCAAGGCGTAGCAGCGGTGGCGGCGCGGTATTCCATGACCTCGGCAATACTTGTTTCACCTTTATGGCGGGAAAGCCGGAGTACGACAAAACCATCTCCACGGCGATTGTGCTTAATGCCCTGAATTCCCTGGGTGTGACCGCAGAAGCCTCCGGGCGCAACGACCTGGTGGTGAAAACGGCAGAAGGCGATCGCAAAGTGTCTGGTTCAGCCTACCGGGAAACCAAAGATCGTGGCTTCCATCATGGCACGTTATTGCTGAACGCCGATCTTAGCCGTCTGGCCAATTACCTCAATCCGGACAAGAAAAAGCTGCAAGCCAAAGGAATCACGTCGGTGCGCGGGCGCGTGGCGAATCTGGTGGATCTGCTGCCGGGCATTACCCATCAGCAAATCTGTGAAGCGATCACCGAAGCCTTCTTTGCTCACTATGGCGAACGGGTCACGGCGGAAGTTATCTCGCCAGATAAAACCCCGGACTTACCCAATTTCGCCGAAACCTTCGCCCGCCAGAGTAGCTGGGAGTGGAACTTCGGCCAGGCACCGGCGTTCAGCCATCTGCTTGATGAGCGCTTTACCTGGGGCGGTGTGGAGCTGCATTTTGACGTGGAAAAAGGCCACATCACCCGCACACAGGTGTTTACCGATAGCCTGAATCCCGCGCCGTTAGAAGCGCTGGCCGCACGTTTGCAGGGCTGCCTTTACCGTGCAGATATGCTGGCGCAGGAGTGTGATGCGCTCTTAGTCGATTTTCCGGAACAGGAACAAGAGCTTCGCGAACTTTCCGCCTGGATTACCAGCGCGGTGCGGTGA